From the genome of Candidatus Nitrosocosmicus oleophilus, one region includes:
- a CDS encoding patatin-like phospholipase family protein, translating to MSIGGDNYFQRALVFQGGGALGAYEAGTYQQIYRKARKESLDGRLFDIVAGTSIGAINSTVLIGHYLENNSWDGSDEKLLEFWEGLMCSSIADSLFHRNSLVRIYWDNMKILNQDLADAENARRFWSIFEFAFSPRGVPNMFKSIPHLGSKFLNPFTDFLPWWKYDFTPLKDYLSKFVDFPIKTRLEDGQPRLLLTSVDIQDFSSTVVFDSYEKLHDAPEKNDHRLDDKGIDNSTLGYDSELDNNENSSKNIKKGRWYSEYGNSENRHLIFYDGIGVDQVLASALGKYAMNHSHIEDSHTGTTRQLWDGGYLSNTPLRELLSAHRNYWMEYTKINQNKIEAKESCTALIARIPELEVFIVNLHPLTPRDIPTDKDLVDDRENDIFFHDRTAYDEQVAYAFTDFVNMTRDLINLARSKGLSTEIDEILNKKAKTIARIGEYKFTTNRDLFLGKPRISKVWRIDRLETPEATFGKVTDFTPNSVRKLIQAGQFDARISIDRMELIFGIEDLISEGIMSMEEGDEIINEAREVITTEQLLYRMKKDEVVHAYNKYKEKILAKDLPVECKEILLNPGRDIVNLVSETHGQL from the coding sequence ATGTCCATAGGTGGAGATAATTATTTTCAGAGAGCTCTTGTTTTTCAGGGTGGAGGAGCATTAGGCGCTTATGAAGCGGGTACTTATCAACAAATCTATAGGAAAGCGAGAAAGGAAAGCTTGGATGGAAGATTGTTTGATATAGTAGCAGGCACTTCGATAGGTGCGATAAACTCAACTGTTTTGATTGGGCACTATCTAGAAAATAATAGTTGGGATGGCTCAGATGAGAAACTTTTAGAATTTTGGGAAGGACTTATGTGTTCATCAATAGCAGACAGCTTATTTCACAGGAATTCATTAGTTCGAATCTACTGGGATAATATGAAAATACTCAATCAGGATTTGGCTGATGCAGAAAATGCTAGAAGGTTTTGGTCCATTTTTGAATTTGCTTTTAGTCCGCGTGGAGTTCCAAATATGTTTAAATCTATTCCTCATTTAGGTTCAAAATTTCTAAATCCGTTTACCGATTTCTTACCATGGTGGAAATATGATTTTACCCCATTAAAAGATTACTTATCAAAGTTTGTAGATTTTCCTATAAAGACTCGATTAGAAGATGGACAACCAAGACTATTACTTACTAGCGTTGATATTCAAGATTTTAGTTCTACTGTAGTGTTCGATAGCTATGAGAAATTACATGATGCACCTGAAAAAAATGATCATAGATTGGATGATAAAGGTATAGATAATAGTACTCTTGGTTATGACTCCGAATTAGACAATAATGAAAATAGTAGCAAGAATATCAAAAAAGGTAGATGGTATTCTGAATACGGAAACTCTGAGAATAGACACTTGATTTTCTATGACGGTATAGGAGTAGATCAGGTACTAGCCAGTGCTCTGGGTAAATACGCCATGAATCATTCTCATATTGAAGATTCTCATACTGGAACTACACGACAACTTTGGGATGGGGGTTATCTTAGTAACACTCCATTAAGAGAACTTTTATCAGCACATCGAAATTATTGGATGGAATATACAAAAATTAATCAAAATAAGATAGAAGCCAAGGAGAGCTGCACCGCCTTGATAGCCCGCATTCCAGAACTCGAAGTATTTATAGTCAACTTGCATCCTCTTACACCTAGAGATATTCCCACAGACAAGGATCTAGTAGATGATAGGGAGAACGATATTTTCTTCCACGATAGAACTGCATATGATGAGCAGGTAGCATATGCTTTTACAGACTTTGTCAACATGACACGAGATCTTATAAACCTTGCAAGGTCCAAAGGTCTCTCTACCGAAATTGATGAGATCTTAAACAAAAAAGCAAAAACGATTGCACGAATAGGTGAATACAAATTCACAACTAACAGAGATCTCTTTTTGGGAAAACCTAGAATATCCAAGGTATGGAGAATTGATAGGCTTGAAACTCCTGAGGCAACATTTGGCAAAGTTACAGACTTTACTCCAAATAGTGTTAGAAAATTGATACAAGCAGGTCAATTTGATGCCCGGATTTCAATTGACAGGATGGAACTAATATTTGGAATAGAAGATTTAATTTCAGAAGGTATTATGTCCATGGAAGAAGGCGATGAGATCATTAATGAAGCTAGAGAAGTTATTACAACTGAACAATTACTCTATAGAATGAAAAAAGATGAGGTAGTTCATGCTTACAATAAATACAAAGAAAAGATTTTAGCCAAGGATTTACCAGTCGAATGTAAGGAGATATTGTTAAATCCTGGAAGAGACATTGTTAACTTAGTTTCTGAAACACATGGCCAACTATAA
- a CDS encoding VOC family protein, protein MLGDKNLTVNIAAKDLSIAKKFYEEILGLKQVGAEGLSSILLRSGTTDLLIYQSQYAGTNQATAVTWYVGENIEDIVPTLKSKNVTFEHYSRQNVTIEGDIHIDGKMKLAWFRDPDGNILSIVNER, encoded by the coding sequence ATGTTGGGAGACAAAAACCTTACAGTAAATATTGCTGCTAAGGATCTGAGTATAGCCAAAAAATTTTATGAAGAAATACTGGGTCTGAAACAGGTTGGGGCCGAAGGATTGAGCTCGATATTGCTCAGGAGCGGTACTACTGACCTCCTCATTTATCAGTCACAATATGCTGGAACCAATCAGGCTACAGCAGTAACTTGGTATGTAGGTGAGAATATAGAAGATATTGTACCAACACTGAAATCAAAGAATGTCACCTTCGAACACTATAGCCGCCAGAACGTAACAATAGAAGGGGATATTCATATTGATGGTAAGATGAAGCTTGCCTGGTTTAGAGATCCCGATGGCAATATTCTAAGTATTGTTAATGAAAGATGA
- a CDS encoding trypsin-like peptidase domain-containing protein: MLFDKITNDRRKVLSFSTIVVALSLGFYLVPNTIDTMVTSGQIFVSAFAQQVSPDMPNTDDSFTNVDINNNTLSSSNSSGQPAEEDLIKLYDKVDQSVVQVTQKSDIPGKSRLGSGFVYDKEGHIVTNYHVVAGDNISKEFDITLTDGSTYKAKVVGTDPYSEIAVLKIPVENNTQVSEKLVPLQVGNFSDVSVGQRVAAVGNPFGLSASITEGIVSGLGRLLPALSPEMDQIPLVEDSPAFSIPNIIQTDAAINPGNSGGPLLNMNGEVIGINTAIFSATGVYSGVGFAIPSYLIQKVVPSLITTGEYQHPYLGISGTDIDADIAEIMDLKNTTGFLVIQVTAGSPADKASIHGGSILTKIDGRDVELGGDVIVGIDDKPIRKIDDLLSYLDKEKKVGENVTLSIVRNGQIEEKVLTLADRPASTVLGSELVQETQEDRPALGINGINVTPEVALQMNVPSNITNGGKGFLVIDVLRNSSAESAGVRGGYIASNIDGNQVELGGDIIIGIDNTTVGSVDDIKKALSTKQIGDSAQLTIYRDNSTLNVPVVLKKESHQDLVKNTTPLLPPYTLPQNPGDSSPLQPFNPFNDFGDEGIYNQCVEIMGKNNCDRLFGR; the protein is encoded by the coding sequence ATGCTATTTGATAAAATAACAAATGATAGAAGGAAAGTTCTATCTTTTTCTACCATAGTTGTAGCATTGTCTTTAGGTTTCTATCTAGTACCGAATACAATTGATACGATGGTTACGAGCGGTCAGATCTTTGTTAGCGCTTTTGCTCAACAAGTATCGCCAGATATGCCTAATACTGATGACAGTTTTACAAATGTAGATATAAATAATAATACTCTATCGTCAAGTAATAGTTCGGGTCAACCTGCAGAAGAGGATTTAATTAAACTGTACGATAAGGTGGATCAGTCTGTAGTTCAAGTGACACAAAAATCAGATATACCGGGCAAGTCTAGGCTTGGTTCGGGTTTTGTATATGATAAGGAAGGACACATAGTTACCAATTACCACGTCGTGGCGGGAGACAATATTAGTAAAGAGTTTGACATAACGTTGACTGATGGTTCCACATATAAAGCAAAAGTTGTAGGTACGGACCCTTACTCCGAGATAGCTGTTTTAAAGATCCCAGTAGAAAATAATACCCAAGTGAGTGAGAAGCTAGTACCATTACAGGTAGGAAACTTTTCTGATGTTAGTGTAGGACAAAGGGTAGCCGCTGTTGGTAATCCATTTGGATTGTCAGCATCTATTACTGAAGGAATTGTAAGTGGCTTGGGAAGACTACTTCCTGCTTTATCTCCTGAAATGGATCAAATACCCCTAGTTGAAGATTCACCTGCTTTTTCAATTCCAAATATTATACAAACAGATGCTGCAATAAACCCTGGAAATTCCGGTGGACCGCTACTAAATATGAATGGTGAAGTAATAGGAATCAATACAGCTATATTCTCTGCTACAGGTGTGTACTCTGGAGTAGGTTTTGCAATTCCTTCTTACCTAATACAGAAGGTAGTACCATCCCTTATTACTACAGGGGAATATCAACACCCCTATTTAGGGATATCGGGAACAGACATTGATGCAGACATTGCGGAAATAATGGACCTTAAGAATACTACCGGGTTTCTCGTTATACAGGTTACCGCTGGTAGTCCTGCGGATAAGGCCAGCATACATGGAGGATCGATATTAACAAAAATAGACGGAAGAGATGTAGAGCTTGGAGGAGATGTAATAGTAGGAATTGATGACAAGCCTATTAGAAAAATAGATGATCTACTTTCTTATCTAGATAAAGAAAAGAAGGTTGGAGAAAATGTCACTCTTTCAATTGTAAGAAACGGGCAAATAGAAGAAAAAGTTTTAACCTTGGCAGATAGACCTGCATCTACAGTTTTAGGCAGCGAACTTGTACAAGAAACACAAGAGGATAGACCAGCCCTTGGTATTAATGGTATTAACGTTACACCTGAAGTAGCCTTACAGATGAACGTACCTTCTAATATTACTAATGGAGGTAAAGGATTCTTAGTAATTGACGTCCTTAGGAATAGTTCAGCAGAGAGCGCGGGGGTTAGGGGAGGATATATCGCCTCAAATATTGATGGCAACCAAGTAGAGCTTGGAGGAGACATAATAATTGGAATTGATAATACCACTGTAGGATCGGTAGATGATATTAAAAAAGCACTTTCTACAAAACAGATAGGAGATAGTGCACAACTCACTATTTATCGAGATAACAGTACACTAAATGTTCCGGTAGTATTAAAGAAGGAATCACATCAGGATTTGGTAAAAAATACCACGCCTCTACTCCCTCCTTATACTTTACCACAGAATCCTGGAGATTCTTCTCCATTACAACCTTTCAATCCATTTAATGATTTTGGTGATGAGGGCATCTATAATCAATGTGTCGAGATAATGGGCAAGAATAATTGTGACAGATTATTTGGGAGGTAA